One segment of Mus pahari chromosome 11, PAHARI_EIJ_v1.1, whole genome shotgun sequence DNA contains the following:
- the Brix1 gene encoding ribosome biogenesis protein BRX1 homolog, with translation MAATKRKRRGGLEVQAKKPKRSPKDAGQPAKQADVGTEAEEENRDRIPGPVCKELDKKHVGNYTKMDRKDKLFVINEVCEMKNCNKCIYFEAKKKQDLYMWLSNSPHGPSAKFLVQNIHTLAELKMTGNCLKGSRPLLSFDPAFDDLPHYALLKEFLIQIFSTPRYHPKSQPFVDHVFTFTILDNRIWFRNFQIIEEDAALVEIGPRFVLNLIKIFQGSFGGPTLYENPHYQSPNMHRRVIRSITAAKYRERQQVKDVQKLRKKEPKTILPHDPTADVFVIPAEEKPVEIQWVKPEPKVDLKARKRRIYKRHRKLQQKMSRGSAK, from the exons ATGGCGGCGACCAAGAGAAAGCGGCGTGGGGGCCTGGAGGTTCAAGCGAAGAAGCCAAAAAGGAGCCCGAAAGATGCCGGGCAGCCAGCTAAGCAGGCCGATGTGGGCACAGAGGCGGAGGAGGAAAATAGAGATCGTATTCCAGGTCCGGTCTGCAAG GAGCTGGACAAGAAACATGTAGGGAACT ATACTAAAATGGATCGTAAAGATAAATTATTTGTGATAAATgag gtcTGTGAAATGAAAAATTGCAACAAATGCATCTACTTTGAAGCTAAGAAAAAACAGGATCTCTATATGTG GCTTTCAAATTCACCTCATGGTCCATCTGCCAAATTCTTGGTTCAAAATA ttcataCCCTGGCTGAATTAAAGATGACTGGAAACTGTTTGAAAGGTTCTCGGCCCCTTTTGTCTTTTGACCCT gcTTTTGATGACTTGCCACATTATGCTTTGTTAAAGGAATTCTTAATTCAG ATCTTCAGTACACCACGATACCATCCCAAGAGTCAGCCATTTGTGGACCACGTGTTTACGTTCACTATTCTGGATAACAGGATATGGTTCCGGAACTTCCAG ATTATAGAAGAAGACGCTGCTCTAGTGGAAATAGGACCTCGTTTTGTCTTAAATCTCATAAAGATTTTTCAGGGCAGCTTTGGAGGACCAACCTTATATGAAAATCCTCATTACCAATCTCCAAACATG CATCGGCGCGTCATAAGGTCTATCACAGCTGCcaagtacagagagagacagcaagtCAAAGATGTtcagaaactgaggaagaaagagcCAAAGACTATCCTTCCACATGACCCCACTGCAGATGTGTTTGTTATACCAGCGGAGGAGAAGCCAGTAGAAATACAGTGGGTGAAACCAGAGCCTAAAGTAGATCTGAAAGCAAGGAAGAGACGGATTTACAAAAGGCATCGGAAACTGCAGCAGAAGATGAGCAGAGGGAGTGCAAAGTGA